From a single Pseudophryne corroboree isolate aPseCor3 chromosome 6, aPseCor3.hap2, whole genome shotgun sequence genomic region:
- the STX10 gene encoding syntaxin-10, whose product MSLEDPFSVVRGEVQKALNTSKGLYQRWCELLQDGNVTSVEEFDWTTNELRNSLRSIEWDLEDLEETINIVESNQQKFKISGSEISERKMFVENTRSSLKEMRDHISSPRAQAFTERKSREALGISNPPPSDRFARLDDEIISGNSRYVDDQQAQQQLIMDDQDAELELVSGSIRVLKDMSGRIGDELDEQAVMLDDFSQEMDNTQTRMDSVLKRLAKVSHMTSDRRQWCMIIALVVALIIVLILLFTLG is encoded by the exons atgtctctggaggatcccttCTCTGTGGTCAGAGG GGAGGTGCAGAAAGCACTAAACACCAGCAAAGGCCTGTATCAGCGCTGGTGTGAACTCCTCCAAGATGGCAATGTCACCAGTGTAGAAGAGTTTGATTGGACAACTAACGAACTTAGGAATTCTCTTCGGAGCATAGAATGGGACCTGGAGGACCTGGAAGAGACCATCA ACATTGTGGAATCAAACCAGCAAAAATTCAAGATATCCGGATCAGAGATTAGCGAGAGGAAGATGTTTGTGGAGAACACACGGAGTTCCCTAAAG GAAATGAGGGATCATATCTCTAGCCCTAGAGCCCAGGCTTTTACTGAGAGAAAGAGCAGAGAG GCATTAGGAATCTCTAACCCACCGCCCTCAGATCGCTTTGCTCGCCTCGATGATGAGATTATCTCGGGAAACTCGCGTTACGTGGACGATCAGCAAGCACAACAACAG CTGATTATGGATGATCAGGACGCCGAGCTGGAGCTAGTGTCCGGCAGTATCCGAGTTCTGAAGGACATGTCTGGGCgcattggagatgaactggatgaaCAAGCAGT GATGCTGGATGACTTCTCCCaagagatggacaacactcagacCCGTATGGACTCGGTGCTCAAGAGACTGGCCAAAGTATCTCACATGACTAGCG ACCGACGGCAGTGGTGTATGATCATCGCACTGGTGGTTGCCCTTATCATTGTACTGATTTTGCTGTTCACGTTGGGATAG